From the genome of Rhizobium sp. NXC24, one region includes:
- a CDS encoding Hsp20 family protein, which translates to MRTNLDFSPLFRSSIGFDRMLNVLEAASRTETIDNWPPYDIVKTGADDYRIAMAVAGFLQEELTITQEQNMLLVSGQKTEGDDVQYLHRGIASRSFQRRFELADHVKVVGAGLVNGLLTVDLKREIPEEMKPRQIEIANDMALPKAETRQIEAEKAA; encoded by the coding sequence ATGAGGACAAACCTCGATTTTTCCCCGCTGTTCCGGTCGAGTATCGGCTTCGACCGAATGCTAAATGTGCTCGAGGCCGCAAGCCGCACCGAGACGATCGACAACTGGCCCCCGTATGACATTGTCAAGACCGGTGCGGACGATTACCGCATTGCCATGGCCGTAGCGGGCTTCTTGCAGGAAGAACTGACGATCACCCAGGAGCAAAACATGCTTTTGGTCTCTGGCCAAAAGACGGAGGGTGACGACGTCCAATATCTGCATCGCGGCATTGCGAGCCGCTCGTTCCAGCGTCGGTTCGAGCTTGCCGATCATGTCAAGGTCGTCGGCGCCGGCCTCGTCAACGGTCTGTTGACGGTCGATCTCAAGCGCGAAATCCCTGAAGAGATGAAGCCGCGCCAGATCGAAATAGCGAACGACATGGCTCTGCCGAAGGCCGAGACCAGACAGATTGAGGCCGAGAAGGCGGCTTAG
- a CDS encoding Hsp20/alpha crystallin family protein encodes MSVRDLIPWGRDNGNQVPSLLREDDRDPFLSLHREVNRLFDDVFRGFGSGLRSVGNAPAFGAGWPSVEISDTDKEIKVTAEVPGLEEKDIEVLLNDGVLTLKGEKRSESEDKTRQFSERYYGRFERRIPLGVEVKEDQVDAHFKNGVLTVSLPKSDKAQSQVKRIAIKS; translated from the coding sequence ATGAGTGTTCGTGATCTGATACCCTGGGGCCGCGACAACGGCAACCAGGTTCCAAGTCTCCTTCGCGAGGACGACCGTGATCCCTTCCTGTCGCTCCATCGCGAGGTGAACCGCCTCTTCGATGACGTATTCCGTGGTTTCGGTTCCGGCCTGCGGTCTGTCGGCAACGCTCCTGCTTTTGGAGCCGGCTGGCCAAGCGTCGAAATCTCCGACACTGACAAGGAGATCAAGGTAACGGCCGAAGTGCCTGGGCTGGAGGAAAAGGACATCGAGGTCCTGCTCAATGATGGCGTGCTGACGCTGAAGGGCGAAAAACGTTCCGAGAGCGAGGACAAGACTCGCCAGTTCTCCGAGCGTTATTATGGCAGGTTCGAGCGCCGCATCCCCCTCGGCGTCGAGGTCAAGGAGGACCAGGTCGATGCGCATTTTAAGAACGGCGTGCTGACCGTCAGTTTGCCGAAGAGCGATAAGGCACAGTCGCAGGTCAAGCGTATCGCTATCAAGAGCTAA
- a CDS encoding DUF982 domain-containing protein has translation MPLNNVPWDRPVTIRLQCGLDRTFAGVYDALDFLENEWPLRHGERHERAVKTCRGALNGAVPAVIAREAFMAACLEAGMATVMTASKVKPHTYPPAAKRMAAI, from the coding sequence ATGCCGCTGAATAATGTTCCCTGGGATCGTCCGGTGACGATCCGCCTACAATGCGGTTTGGACCGCACCTTTGCTGGCGTCTACGACGCTCTCGATTTTCTCGAAAACGAATGGCCGTTGCGACATGGAGAACGCCATGAGCGGGCCGTGAAAACCTGTCGCGGTGCGCTCAATGGCGCCGTTCCCGCGGTGATCGCGCGGGAAGCGTTCATGGCCGCATGCCTCGAAGCCGGCATGGCGACCGTCATGACTGCGTCAAAAGTGAAGCCGCATACTTACCCACCCGCAGCCAAACGAATGGCTGCGATCTAA
- a CDS encoding alpha/beta hydrolase, whose protein sequence is MSEILNDKRGSSPLTVSFASGDSFVVGHLYLPAGYKPSKKYPAVAVGGSFTSVKEQMGGTYAAELAARDIIALAIDYRNYGQSGGTKRQYEDPASKAEDFSAALRFLASRSDVSGTGLLGICTSGGNVLYTAAQDSEVGAVATVAGFFSEPSLVALIKKAPDAVERLRSDGQRARKHFEETGEIETILAYHNTDQTAASVSPSEYYLDQSRGGGVRAWRNAFAVLAWEPWIDFDPVSKAAQVTAPTLIVHSQTAAFPDQALKVHGLLAGPKEIYWTSGKHFDFYDQAEKVQESADRVAEHFRVNLG, encoded by the coding sequence ATGTCTGAGATCTTGAACGATAAGCGCGGCTCTTCGCCGCTGACGGTCAGCTTCGCGAGCGGCGACAGCTTCGTCGTCGGACATCTTTATCTGCCGGCCGGTTACAAGCCCTCAAAAAAATATCCGGCAGTTGCCGTCGGCGGTTCGTTCACGTCGGTGAAAGAGCAGATGGGCGGCACCTATGCCGCAGAATTGGCCGCTCGCGACATCATCGCGCTGGCGATCGATTATCGCAATTACGGCCAGAGCGGCGGGACTAAGCGCCAGTACGAAGACCCGGCTTCGAAGGCTGAGGATTTTTCCGCCGCACTGCGTTTCCTTGCAAGCCGGTCCGACGTCTCAGGGACAGGCCTGCTCGGGATCTGCACATCGGGTGGCAATGTTCTTTACACCGCGGCACAGGACAGCGAGGTGGGAGCGGTCGCCACGGTCGCGGGCTTTTTTTCGGAGCCATCATTGGTGGCGTTGATTAAGAAGGCCCCCGATGCCGTTGAACGGCTCAGGTCCGATGGTCAGCGCGCGCGAAAGCACTTTGAAGAAACGGGCGAGATCGAGACCATTCTCGCCTATCACAACACCGATCAAACCGCAGCGAGCGTCAGCCCCAGCGAATACTATCTCGACCAGTCCCGTGGCGGCGGCGTCCGCGCCTGGCGAAATGCATTTGCCGTCTTGGCATGGGAGCCGTGGATCGATTTCGACCCGGTTTCGAAGGCTGCGCAGGTCACGGCGCCGACGCTCATCGTGCACTCTCAAACGGCTGCGTTCCCCGATCAGGCGCTTAAGGTGCATGGGCTGCTGGCCGGTCCCAAGGAAATCTACTGGACGAGCGGAAAGCACTTCGATTTCTACGACCAGGCTGAGAAGGTTCAGGAGTCCGCCGACCGCGTCGCGGAGCATTTTCGCGTCAATCTCGGTTGA
- a CDS encoding LysR substrate-binding domain-containing protein has protein sequence MRADLLDGILAFTRVAEKRSFKAAALELGVTPAAISWTIKQLESRVGTPLLNRTTRSVGLTDAGALFLEHARQGVSQVMTGFVAAQSFGMRPAGVLRLNVPLVAQPQIEPLLAGFADAYPDIELELAMEDRFIDIVAEGFDAGIRIGETIAQDMIAVRFMKSCPMVVVGSSDYFRKRGKPKRPEDLSEHSCVNIRQTSGRVYRWAFEEKASDGGARVFDIAVKGPLTVNTADLTLSAAASGVGLTYNIAANVAPLVEQGILETCLEDFMPVMPGFFIYFPAQSKSLPKLRAFLDFCADYNLG, from the coding sequence ATGCGTGCAGATTTGCTCGACGGTATCTTGGCCTTCACCCGTGTGGCGGAAAAGAGAAGCTTCAAGGCCGCAGCCCTTGAGCTGGGTGTTACACCGGCTGCGATCAGCTGGACAATCAAGCAGTTGGAGAGCCGGGTCGGCACGCCGCTTCTGAACCGAACCACCCGGTCTGTGGGGCTGACAGATGCAGGTGCTTTGTTTCTGGAGCATGCTCGACAGGGCGTGTCGCAAGTGATGACCGGGTTCGTGGCGGCCCAGAGTTTCGGGATGCGACCGGCGGGCGTGCTGCGTCTCAACGTTCCGCTCGTGGCCCAACCGCAAATCGAGCCGCTGCTGGCCGGATTTGCAGACGCCTATCCCGATATCGAGCTGGAGCTTGCGATGGAGGATCGGTTCATCGATATCGTGGCGGAAGGGTTCGACGCAGGTATTCGTATCGGCGAAACCATCGCACAGGACATGATCGCGGTTCGCTTCATGAAGTCCTGTCCGATGGTGGTGGTGGGCTCATCGGACTATTTCAGAAAGAGGGGCAAACCTAAGCGGCCTGAGGATTTGTCTGAACATTCCTGTGTCAACATCCGGCAAACCAGCGGCAGGGTCTATCGATGGGCCTTCGAGGAGAAGGCGAGCGATGGTGGAGCGCGGGTCTTCGACATTGCGGTGAAGGGGCCGCTCACAGTCAACACGGCCGATTTGACCTTGTCGGCGGCAGCATCGGGTGTGGGGCTAACCTACAATATCGCAGCCAATGTCGCGCCGCTTGTCGAGCAGGGAATTCTTGAGACGTGTCTTGAGGATTTTATGCCGGTCATGCCGGGATTTTTCATCTACTTTCCGGCGCAGTCTAAATCTTTGCCCAAGCTCAGGGCCTTTCTGGACTTTTGCGCCGATTACAATCTCGGGTAA
- a CDS encoding D-serine ammonia-lyase — MNAVLPADPARDDILAARPTLWLNPLYRQGAIETSDLPISPADVQRAHMNWQRLAPLLAACFPELESTNGEIRSELVELKELREALGYRTREFGNVFIKADSHLPVAGSIKARGGVYEVFLFAEGLARHNGFLTDGEDIRKLATDEVRTFFSQYTVAVGSTGNLGLSVGIAARALGFKATVHMSSDAKTWKVERLRKLGVEVIQHEADYTTAVENARTIAEAEPTIYFVDDEQSRHLFLGYSTAASELAGQLDERGITVNEDNPLFLYLPCGIGGAPGGVAFGAKAIFGDNVHAFFVEPVQSPCALVHMMSGSRDLVSVYDVGLTNKTEADGMAVARMSAFVATVMREMLAGVFTVADNDLFKLLRMAWTTQRQKLEPSAAAALLGPDFIVRHSEGRRFQTQHSIEDKMPRATHVLWTTGGSFVPEEQFRRFLDQVGSLS, encoded by the coding sequence ATGAACGCAGTACTGCCCGCCGACCCCGCTCGCGACGACATCCTCGCAGCACGCCCGACGCTTTGGCTCAACCCGCTCTACCGTCAAGGCGCAATCGAGACTTCGGACCTGCCGATCTCTCCTGCGGATGTTCAGCGTGCCCACATGAATTGGCAACGCCTGGCACCCCTCCTCGCCGCCTGCTTTCCCGAACTCGAATCCACGAACGGTGAGATCCGTTCCGAATTGGTCGAGCTCAAGGAGCTCCGCGAGGCCCTCGGATACCGCACGCGGGAATTTGGAAACGTCTTCATCAAGGCCGATAGCCACCTCCCGGTCGCAGGCTCGATTAAGGCACGCGGCGGCGTGTATGAAGTGTTCCTGTTTGCGGAGGGTCTTGCGCGACACAATGGCTTCCTCACCGACGGCGAAGACATCCGCAAGCTAGCGACTGATGAAGTCCGGACGTTCTTCTCGCAATACACCGTCGCTGTCGGCAGCACGGGCAATCTCGGTTTGAGCGTGGGTATTGCTGCACGCGCGCTGGGTTTTAAGGCCACCGTCCACATGTCTTCAGATGCCAAGACCTGGAAGGTCGAGCGTCTGCGGAAACTTGGCGTGGAGGTCATTCAGCACGAAGCGGATTACACGACCGCCGTGGAGAACGCCCGCACCATCGCCGAAGCCGAGCCGACTATTTATTTCGTTGACGACGAACAATCCAGGCACCTCTTCCTAGGCTACAGCACGGCAGCATCGGAGTTGGCGGGGCAACTGGATGAACGTGGCATAACCGTCAACGAGGATAATCCCCTTTTTCTTTATCTGCCCTGCGGTATCGGTGGAGCGCCTGGCGGGGTTGCTTTCGGCGCAAAGGCGATCTTCGGCGACAACGTGCACGCGTTTTTCGTCGAACCCGTTCAGTCTCCATGTGCGCTCGTCCACATGATGTCCGGCTCGCGGGACCTGGTCTCGGTTTATGACGTGGGTTTGACGAACAAGACGGAAGCCGACGGCATGGCAGTCGCCCGGATGTCGGCGTTTGTGGCGACCGTGATGCGAGAAATGCTTGCCGGGGTCTTCACGGTGGCGGACAACGACCTCTTCAAGCTATTGCGTATGGCGTGGACGACCCAGCGCCAGAAGCTCGAACCGTCTGCGGCTGCGGCGCTGCTGGGTCCCGACTTCATCGTCCGCCATTCAGAGGGACGGCGCTTCCAGACTCAGCATAGCATCGAAGACAAGATGCCGCGAGCGACGCACGTCCTTTGGACGACGGGCGGATCGTTCGTTCCTGAAGAGCAATTCAGGAGGTTTTTGGATCAAGTGGGCTCGCTGAGCTGA
- a CDS encoding amino acid ABC transporter ATP-binding protein — protein sequence MNAIVEMKSMNKFYGAHHVLKDIDLSVTRGEVMVILGASGSGKSTLIRCVNGLEMYQNGSLVVDGFDMPVEADRRLGGERELAAIRKGVGMVFQQFGLFPHKTVLDNITIAPMRVRKKSRDEAEATAMKLLDRVGLRAHAHKYPGQLSGGQQQRVAIARSLAMEPHLMLFDEPTSALDPEMVGEVLDVMRELAASGMTMMVVTHEMGFAREVADRVVYIDQGSILEIGKPDEFFDNPKNDRARSFLARVLKH from the coding sequence ATGAACGCCATCGTCGAAATGAAAAGCATGAACAAGTTCTACGGCGCTCACCATGTGCTCAAGGACATCGATCTCTCTGTGACCCGCGGTGAAGTCATGGTCATCTTGGGCGCTAGCGGTTCGGGAAAATCGACCCTGATCCGGTGCGTCAACGGTCTCGAGATGTACCAGAACGGCAGCCTCGTCGTTGATGGTTTCGACATGCCTGTCGAAGCAGATCGCAGGCTGGGCGGAGAACGCGAGCTTGCCGCGATCCGAAAGGGCGTCGGCATGGTCTTCCAGCAGTTCGGTCTTTTTCCGCACAAGACAGTGCTCGACAACATCACGATTGCTCCCATGCGCGTCCGCAAGAAGTCTCGGGATGAAGCCGAGGCGACGGCAATGAAGCTTCTGGACCGCGTCGGCCTTCGAGCCCATGCCCACAAGTATCCGGGGCAGCTTTCGGGGGGCCAACAGCAGCGCGTGGCGATCGCCCGCTCGCTGGCAATGGAGCCGCATCTCATGCTGTTCGACGAACCGACAAGCGCTCTCGACCCGGAAATGGTCGGCGAAGTCCTCGACGTGATGCGCGAACTCGCCGCTTCCGGTATGACGATGATGGTCGTGACGCATGAGATGGGCTTCGCACGCGAAGTCGCCGATCGCGTCGTCTATATCGATCAGGGATCAATCCTCGAGATCGGCAAGCCCGACGAATTTTTCGACAACCCCAAGAATGATCGTGCGCGCTCCTTCCTCGCGCGGGTCTTGAAGCACTGA
- a CDS encoding amino acid ABC transporter permease translates to MIATSIKWTRHNLFAKPFDVVLSLLVIPGVLWLANSIAEWAAISAKWDIIVQSLRVLMIGVFPADQALRAWTASAVIGAILGAGLGCVFPFRPHHGLVLLLVPVLLLIVDGGFGNALPASGIIASTMLGWALTSYVSISRKILPAAAFTGFVVIVAVMAPPGVGLWGGLLLSVLLTLVTAVLSLPIGILLAFGRQSRLSSLRIICTWYIEVMRSVPLILVVYWIWILMPVLAPQWGLADVARGMIGFTIFYSAYVAEYVRSGLQAVPRAQTEAARSLGMSEFDINRSILLPQALRVVVAPLVGNVLDIFNSAPLVFIIGLTDFLRAGQMILANPQYGDRTFEVLSFLLITYFLIGSMITYAARKLEDHMATGSR, encoded by the coding sequence ATGATCGCCACCTCAATCAAGTGGACCCGTCACAACCTCTTCGCTAAGCCGTTCGACGTCGTCCTTTCCCTCCTCGTCATCCCGGGTGTCCTCTGGCTCGCCAATTCGATCGCTGAGTGGGCAGCTATATCGGCGAAGTGGGACATCATCGTGCAGAGCCTTCGTGTTCTCATGATCGGCGTGTTTCCTGCCGACCAAGCTTTGCGTGCATGGACGGCCTCGGCAGTCATCGGCGCAATTCTCGGCGCGGGCCTCGGCTGTGTCTTCCCTTTCAGGCCGCACCACGGTCTCGTTCTACTGCTGGTGCCGGTCCTGCTGCTGATCGTAGATGGCGGCTTCGGAAATGCACTGCCCGCCAGCGGGATCATCGCGTCGACCATGCTTGGCTGGGCGCTGACCTCCTATGTGTCCATATCCAGGAAGATCCTTCCGGCCGCAGCGTTTACAGGCTTCGTCGTCATCGTGGCCGTCATGGCGCCTCCAGGTGTCGGCCTTTGGGGTGGACTGCTGCTTAGCGTACTGCTTACGCTCGTAACGGCCGTTCTCTCCCTGCCGATCGGAATACTCCTTGCCTTCGGCCGCCAGAGCCGTCTGTCGAGCCTGCGGATCATCTGCACCTGGTACATCGAGGTCATGCGCTCGGTTCCACTCATCCTAGTCGTCTATTGGATTTGGATTCTGATGCCTGTCTTGGCGCCTCAATGGGGATTGGCTGATGTCGCGCGTGGCATGATCGGCTTCACGATCTTCTATTCAGCCTACGTCGCTGAATACGTTCGAAGCGGCCTCCAGGCGGTGCCGCGGGCGCAGACCGAAGCGGCGCGCTCCCTCGGCATGAGTGAGTTCGATATCAACCGCTCGATCCTTCTGCCACAGGCGCTTCGCGTTGTCGTCGCCCCGCTGGTCGGCAACGTGCTCGACATCTTCAACTCGGCGCCGCTCGTCTTCATCATCGGCCTCACCGACTTCCTCCGTGCCGGGCAGATGATCCTTGCGAACCCGCAATATGGCGACCGGACGTTCGAAGTCCTCTCGTTCCTTCTCATAACCTATTTCCTGATCGGCTCGATGATCACCTATGCCGCACGCAAGCTCGAAGACCACATGGCGACAGGTAGCCGCTGA
- a CDS encoding ABC transporter permease subunit (The N-terminal region of this protein, as described by TIGR01726, is a three transmembrane segment that identifies a subfamily of ABC transporter permease subunits, which specificities that include histidine, arginine, glutamine, glutamate, L-cystine (sic), the opines (in Agrobacterium) octopine and nopaline, etc.), which produces MTIHETSPVHGMVDHDHLKSRRLRNRIRHEAIQFGIIAIVVALLGLLAYAVKSGLAEKGIRFSFSFLANTAGFDISEGWTLTAGEGFLPDFTLFSSDMTVASAFATGIFNTAKVAILAIILSTILGTMLGVGRLSTNWVVRNLCFWIVEFVRNTPLLIQLVFWYFAVVLRFPPMASAAHFYGLIVSQQGVFVPTLSWTGGDSMISMALITLTWVSVLGAVFDPVKGIRCTCVAATVVCLALLFATGGVAMSFPLANKFKASGGTGMSPEMAALLLAIIVNSASFIAETVRGAIDALPKSQWEAAASLGLNRRCTVKDIVLPQVFRVVLPSFGNQYISLTKNTALGIAVGYPDLFNIYGTIANQTGHSLEGIIIVMASYLILSWIISTIVYWTNRRLNPMGVSR; this is translated from the coding sequence ATGACAATCCATGAAACGAGTCCAGTCCACGGCATGGTAGACCATGATCACCTGAAGTCGCGGCGCCTGCGCAACCGCATACGACACGAGGCAATCCAGTTCGGGATCATAGCCATCGTCGTCGCACTCCTCGGCCTGCTGGCATATGCGGTGAAGTCCGGACTTGCCGAGAAGGGCATCCGGTTCAGCTTTTCATTCCTTGCGAACACCGCGGGCTTCGACATCAGTGAAGGCTGGACCCTGACCGCCGGCGAAGGCTTCCTTCCCGACTTCACGCTCTTCTCGTCCGACATGACGGTTGCATCTGCCTTCGCCACCGGCATCTTCAATACCGCGAAGGTCGCGATTCTTGCCATCATCCTCAGCACCATTCTTGGCACGATGCTCGGCGTCGGCCGCCTATCGACCAACTGGGTCGTGCGCAATCTCTGTTTCTGGATCGTCGAGTTCGTCCGCAACACGCCGCTGCTGATCCAGCTCGTGTTCTGGTACTTCGCTGTCGTCCTGCGTTTTCCGCCGATGGCATCGGCCGCGCACTTTTACGGCTTGATCGTCAGTCAGCAGGGCGTTTTCGTTCCTACCCTTTCATGGACCGGCGGCGACTCCATGATCTCAATGGCGCTGATCACGCTCACTTGGGTTTCTGTTCTCGGAGCCGTCTTTGACCCTGTCAAAGGCATCCGTTGCACCTGCGTAGCAGCAACGGTGGTCTGCCTCGCACTCCTCTTCGCGACGGGCGGGGTAGCGATGAGCTTCCCGCTCGCCAACAAGTTCAAAGCCAGCGGCGGCACGGGCATGAGCCCCGAAATGGCGGCCCTTCTCCTTGCGATAATCGTAAACAGCGCTTCGTTCATCGCGGAGACTGTCCGTGGCGCGATCGACGCCCTGCCGAAGTCGCAATGGGAGGCCGCAGCCTCGCTCGGCTTGAACCGACGCTGCACCGTGAAAGACATCGTGCTCCCACAGGTTTTCCGCGTGGTGCTGCCGTCTTTCGGTAATCAGTACATCAGCCTGACGAAGAACACAGCCCTGGGCATCGCCGTCGGATATCCCGATCTGTTCAACATCTACGGAACGATCGCCAACCAGACCGGCCACAGTCTCGAAGGCATCATCATCGTGATGGCGTCTTACCTGATCCTGAGCTGGATCATAAGCACGATCGTCTACTGGACAAACCGCCGTCTGAACCCAATGGGAGTTTCACGATGA
- a CDS encoding transporter substrate-binding domain-containing protein, whose product MNLLKILTASIFAGVAFAATQASASVLDTVKQRGVLNCGTDNTAPGFGYLNTTTGQMEGLDVDFCKAVAAGVLGDASKVKFVTVTDKSRFDAVLTGQVDVVFAHTTIKPARESSIAIDFLPINFYDGTGLMVKADAGIKQFADLDGATICTTQGSATETVLTAAFKTRGWKDSKVLTYENLEKLFSALNSGRCNAMSTDKSALAAWAGNAPKPADYLILPDTLDKSPFGGFVVANDSKWRNALRWIEYGLFQAEESNISQANLVEKLKSEDPFVQKFLGIGGGYGKDFGLSDDFIAQAIKAVGNYGEIYDSNLGPKTKMYLDRKGTPNALWTQGGAIYSPLWN is encoded by the coding sequence ATGAATTTATTGAAAATCCTGACCGCAAGCATTTTCGCGGGCGTTGCATTTGCAGCGACACAGGCGTCCGCATCCGTGCTCGATACCGTCAAGCAGCGCGGCGTGCTCAACTGCGGCACCGACAATACTGCGCCGGGCTTCGGCTACCTGAATACGACCACGGGCCAGATGGAAGGCCTCGACGTCGATTTCTGCAAGGCGGTTGCCGCCGGCGTTCTTGGCGACGCTTCGAAGGTGAAGTTCGTCACCGTCACTGACAAGAGCCGCTTCGATGCCGTGCTCACGGGTCAGGTGGACGTTGTCTTCGCCCACACCACCATCAAACCGGCGCGCGAATCGTCAATCGCGATCGACTTCCTTCCGATCAACTTCTACGACGGCACTGGACTGATGGTGAAGGCGGATGCCGGGATTAAGCAATTCGCGGACCTCGATGGCGCGACGATCTGTACCACCCAGGGATCGGCCACCGAGACCGTCTTGACGGCAGCCTTCAAGACGCGTGGCTGGAAGGACTCCAAGGTCCTGACTTATGAAAACCTCGAAAAGCTCTTCTCAGCTCTCAACTCCGGGCGCTGCAATGCGATGAGCACCGACAAGTCCGCACTCGCAGCCTGGGCTGGAAACGCACCGAAGCCTGCCGACTATCTAATCCTCCCGGACACGTTGGATAAGTCACCGTTCGGCGGCTTCGTTGTCGCCAATGACTCCAAGTGGCGCAACGCCCTTCGTTGGATTGAATACGGCCTCTTCCAGGCAGAAGAATCCAACATCTCGCAAGCCAATCTCGTGGAGAAGCTCAAGAGCGAAGACCCGTTCGTTCAGAAGTTCCTGGGTATAGGCGGCGGCTATGGCAAGGACTTCGGCCTGTCTGATGACTTCATCGCTCAGGCCATCAAGGCCGTAGGCAACTACGGCGAAATCTATGACAGTAACCTCGGCCCGAAGACGAAGATGTATCTCGATCGCAAGGGCACGCCGAATGCGCTCTGGACGCAAGGTGGAGCGATCTATTCGCCGCTCTGGAACTAA
- a CDS encoding LysR family transcriptional regulator, translating to MDVGRLRALRELSIRKTMAAVAEALHVSPSAVSQQIALLEEEVGMRLVERRGRGVVMTPAGQQLVLRAEKILIEIESAKADIAELKSVVSGELRVAAFPSVAAAVIPKVVYDLAERHPHLTVQFDEMEPGESVAALRSWQTDVAIIDDLNIPTGALDPNIETIFLMEDVFNVMVSRDHRLSERPTVGLHELREDRWAIDTASDTYTRMLVEACQEAGFKPNIVARCKGFEVTIALIRQNYGISILPGLRASYDLEDVWVCRLVPEIRRRIFIAFRKDEKRSPALQAFLDRMAEKPPLS from the coding sequence ATGGATGTCGGACGTCTGCGGGCACTGCGTGAACTGTCGATCCGCAAGACCATGGCGGCGGTGGCAGAAGCCTTACACGTCTCGCCGTCGGCCGTGTCGCAGCAAATTGCTCTTCTTGAAGAAGAGGTGGGCATGCGGCTCGTCGAGCGACGCGGCCGGGGCGTTGTCATGACACCCGCCGGCCAGCAGCTGGTGCTGCGGGCAGAGAAGATCCTCATCGAAATCGAATCGGCGAAAGCAGACATCGCCGAACTGAAAAGCGTCGTTTCCGGCGAGCTTAGGGTGGCGGCGTTTCCTTCCGTGGCGGCCGCCGTCATACCGAAGGTCGTCTACGACCTCGCCGAGCGTCACCCTCACCTCACCGTGCAGTTCGACGAGATGGAGCCGGGGGAAAGCGTTGCCGCGCTGCGAAGCTGGCAGACTGATGTCGCGATTATCGACGACCTGAACATACCGACCGGCGCGCTCGATCCCAACATTGAGACGATCTTCCTGATGGAGGACGTGTTCAACGTCATGGTCTCCAGGGATCACAGGCTGTCGGAGCGACCAACTGTCGGCCTGCATGAGCTTCGGGAGGACCGGTGGGCGATCGACACCGCTTCCGACACCTATACGAGGATGCTGGTGGAGGCCTGTCAGGAAGCGGGCTTCAAGCCCAACATCGTGGCGAGGTGCAAAGGATTCGAAGTGACCATCGCGCTGATCCGGCAGAATTACGGCATCTCGATCCTGCCTGGCCTGCGCGCCAGCTACGATCTCGAAGACGTCTGGGTGTGCAGGCTCGTTCCGGAAATCCGCCGGAGGATATTTATCGCCTTCCGGAAAGATGAAAAGCGCAGCCCGGCCCTCCAGGCGTTCCTCGACCGCATGGCCGAGAAGCCGCCCCTCTCTTGA